The following coding sequences lie in one Cloeon dipterum chromosome 1, ieCloDipt1.1, whole genome shotgun sequence genomic window:
- the LOC135934117 gene encoding uncharacterized protein LOC135934117 codes for MSVVSTATLALPCGGADAILCSTTGGRGLVEGEGWWDGVRSAASVLGTAPQDTTPHRAAPQYSQQRARRALSSAILGPALHPRPPKQQPPVVKSSPTPPANTLGPLRSPPQREMEVVPYGKNFRLVPEDELPELLDYLSQHLPQSLKFQQTLKTFLTDRVWDFHFYVTKDWPQDPVVLHFPGITHPPNGLLYESFSVFCPNDRLDALQLLQTEDMLIDWTRPLYLNFTPKIIFEKLQEFYTHIGSIETVEGDVYISVQDPPPLQETELPPEVELRQLCKKDAKAIHDLYPARDMECLDAFEKCIDTLPAYGIFAKDAADVEDAEKRPAAWMVQSYYGAMFSMQTLPEFRRKGYGIFLAKRLTAAVKKRGYVPFVVIRPENAASQSLYLKLGFEKLYQTVRAVLQPRPISEIQTDETQSSSKCCHADSANEINHQENGKIDCLEIKNGELA; via the exons aTGTCGGTCGTATCGACTGCCACTCTGGCGCTGCCGTGCGGCGGCGCCGACGCAATCCTGTGCAGCACCACCGGCGGCAGGGGGTTGGTCGAGGGCGAGGGGTGGTGGGACGGCGTGCGGTCGGCTGCCAGTGTGCTCGGGACCGCGCCGCAGGACACAACCCCACACAGAGCAGCCCCCCAGTACAGCCAGCAGCGCGCCAGGCGAGCCCTCAGCTCGGCCATTCTGGGCCCGGCCCTGCACCCGAGGCCCCCGAAGCAGCAGCCCCCCGTCGTCAAGTCAAGCCCCACGCCGCCTGCGAACACTTTGGGGCCGCTTAGATCTCCACCCCAACGTG AAATGGAAGTGGTGCcatatggaaaaaattttcgCTTGGTTCCAGAAGACGAGCTGCCTGAACTCTTGGACTATTTGTCTCAACATTTGCCGCAATCGCTGAAA TTTCAACAGACATTGAAAACGTTTTTGACCGATCGTGTCTGGGATTTTCATTTCTACGTGACTAAAGACTGGCCGCAGGACCCGGTGGTTCTTCATTTCCCTGGAATCACCCACCCG CCAAATGGTTTGCTGTACGAGAGCTTCAGCGTTTTCTGTCCGAACGACCGGCTGGACgcgctgcagctgctgcagaCCGAAGATATGCTCATTGACTGGACGCGGCCCTTGTACCTTAACTTCACCCCTAAGATTATCTTCGAGAAGCTGCAAGAGTTCTACACACACATCGGGAGTATTGAGACTGTTGAAGGAGATGTCTACATCAGCGTCCAGGACCCTCCACCCCTCCAGGAGACTGA GCTGCCTCCCGAGGTGGAGCTCCGGCAGCTGTGCAAGAAGGACGCAAAAGCCATCCACGACCTGTATCCCGCCCGAGACATGGAGTGCCTGGATGCGTTCGAGAAGTGCATCGACACGCTGCCCGCATACGGCATCTTCGCTAAGGACGCCGCGGACGTCGAAGACGCGGAGAAAAGGCCGGCCGCTTGGATGGTGCAGAGCTACTACGGTGCCATGTTCTCCATGCAGACTTTGCCCGAGTTCCGTCGCAAGGGCTACGGGATCTTTCTAGCCAAGCGGCTGACCGCGGCCGTCAAGAAGCGCGGCTACGTGCCGTTCGTGGTCATTCGACCTGAGAACGCGGCCTCGCAGAGCCTTTATCTGAAACTAGGTTTCGAGAAGCTTTACCAGACGGTCAGGGCTGTGCTCCAACCTAGACCGATTAGTGAGATTCAGACCGATGAGACACAATCCAGCAGCAAGTGCTGCCACGCGGATAGCGCTAACGAGATCAACCACCAGGAGAACGGGAAAATTGATTGCCTCGAGATTAAGAATGGGGAGCTGGCCTAA